In one window of Sandaracinaceae bacterium DNA:
- a CDS encoding glycosyltransferase yields MIFAASAGLGLSGTLLTLPGTLELGALTLGSLLARPRPLGDPARCGVLAVVVPAHDEADGIGRCVASLLACVPPPGGVRVLVVADNCSDDTAERARAAGAEVLERNDPERRGKGYALELGFEHVLSDPRVEAALVVDADTTVAESFLVTMAAAFAPGADGTPGADGAQCRYLVSNPDAQRLRNVALLAFNVARPRARECFGLSVGVLGNGFGLHRRVLETVPYTARSVVEDLEYHVMMVRAGFAMRFVEQTHVSADVPTADAAVRTQRARWEGGRLRVLRELAPSLLGDVLRGRGRCVEPLGELLLLPLATHVGVLLVVLALPFPPTQLYAASALALVGAHVLASLFTSGASRDDWSALAKAPLYVVRKVALAPAILRASRAEQEWVRTERAS; encoded by the coding sequence GTGATCTTCGCGGCCAGCGCGGGACTCGGTCTGAGCGGGACGCTGCTGACGCTGCCGGGGACGCTCGAGCTAGGCGCCCTCACGCTCGGCTCGCTGCTGGCGCGCCCACGCCCGCTCGGTGACCCGGCCCGCTGCGGCGTGCTCGCGGTGGTGGTGCCGGCCCACGACGAAGCGGACGGCATCGGACGCTGCGTCGCGAGCCTGCTCGCCTGCGTCCCTCCGCCCGGCGGCGTGCGGGTGCTGGTTGTGGCTGACAACTGCAGTGACGACACGGCCGAGCGCGCACGCGCGGCGGGCGCCGAGGTCCTGGAGCGCAACGACCCCGAGAGGCGTGGCAAGGGCTACGCGCTCGAGCTCGGGTTCGAGCACGTCCTGTCGGATCCCCGCGTGGAGGCCGCGCTGGTGGTCGACGCCGACACGACCGTGGCCGAGAGCTTCCTCGTGACCATGGCGGCGGCGTTCGCGCCAGGTGCGGATGGGACTCCGGGCGCGGACGGGGCGCAGTGCCGGTACCTGGTGAGCAACCCAGACGCACAGCGCCTACGCAATGTCGCCCTCTTGGCCTTCAACGTTGCGCGACCTCGTGCGCGCGAGTGTTTCGGCCTGTCGGTGGGTGTCCTCGGCAACGGCTTCGGCCTGCACCGCCGCGTGCTGGAGACCGTCCCCTACACCGCGCGTTCGGTCGTAGAGGACCTCGAGTACCACGTCATGATGGTGCGTGCGGGCTTCGCCATGCGCTTCGTCGAGCAGACCCACGTGAGCGCCGACGTACCAACCGCAGATGCCGCGGTACGTACGCAGCGGGCACGCTGGGAGGGCGGTCGGCTGCGCGTGTTGCGCGAGCTGGCGCCGAGCCTCTTGGGCGACGTGCTCCGTGGACGCGGGCGCTGCGTCGAGCCGCTGGGGGAGCTGCTGTTGTTGCCCCTCGCGACGCACGTGGGTGTCCTGCTCGTGGTGCTGGCGCTGCCGTTCCCGCCTACGCAGCTCTACGCTGCTTCGGCGCTCGCGCTGGTGGGCGCACACGTGCTCGCCAGTCTGTTCACCAGCGGCGCTTCGCGGGACGACTGGTCCGCGCTCGCCAAGGCGCCCCTGTACGTCGTGCGCAAGGTCGCCCTCGCCCCCGCCATCCTGCGCGCCAGCCGCGCCGAGCAGGAGTGGGTGCGCACGGAGCGAGCGTCGTGA